A window of the Streptomyces albireticuli genome harbors these coding sequences:
- a CDS encoding MFS transporter, giving the protein MYSRLLFLTLGTFAVGTDSFVIAGILPEISDSLDVSISTAGLLITVFAFTYAILSPIVAATTAHWPRKRLLLAGLLILAIGNALTAVLPTFGLVLASRAVAGLGAAMFTPTASTTAAALAPPEQRGRALAIVMAGLSGATALGAPIGTVIGSQVNWQATLWFVAVLSVLGAVGIAVQMPDVPSMPPVNLRKRMAPLKDARVGFTLLTTVLVFTGLYTNYSFVAESYDRATDGNGTVLAVLLFVWGAGATVGNLGAGRLTDRIPGKRIIAVAIIVAGIDFALMPLSNRYLGTAIVAIFVWGICGWASLVPLQHRLLTISPAHGTLTIGLNAAATYLAVSASGLTGAAGIRLVGVHNLSLFGLGFIVLGLISSGIASRLIKKGEDAPEEASATTPAMSKS; this is encoded by the coding sequence ATGTACAGTCGCCTGCTCTTCCTTACCCTAGGAACCTTCGCGGTGGGTACGGACAGCTTTGTCATCGCAGGAATCCTCCCCGAGATCTCCGACTCGCTCGACGTGAGCATTTCGACCGCGGGCCTGCTGATCACGGTCTTCGCGTTCACCTACGCGATCCTGTCGCCCATCGTGGCCGCCACGACCGCGCACTGGCCCCGCAAGCGCCTGCTGCTGGCCGGCCTGCTCATCCTGGCGATCGGCAACGCGCTGACCGCGGTCCTGCCCACCTTCGGGCTGGTGCTGGCCAGCCGCGCGGTCGCCGGTCTCGGCGCGGCGATGTTCACCCCGACCGCGAGCACCACGGCGGCGGCGCTCGCCCCGCCGGAGCAGCGCGGCCGGGCCCTCGCGATCGTGATGGCCGGTCTCAGCGGCGCCACCGCCCTCGGCGCGCCCATCGGCACGGTCATCGGCAGCCAGGTCAACTGGCAGGCGACGCTCTGGTTCGTCGCCGTGCTCAGCGTGCTCGGCGCCGTCGGCATCGCCGTGCAGATGCCCGACGTCCCCTCGATGCCCCCGGTCAACCTGCGCAAGCGGATGGCCCCGCTCAAGGACGCCCGGGTCGGCTTCACCCTGCTGACCACCGTGCTGGTCTTCACCGGCCTGTACACCAACTACAGCTTCGTGGCCGAGTCCTACGACCGGGCCACGGACGGCAACGGCACGGTCCTGGCCGTGCTGCTCTTCGTCTGGGGCGCCGGCGCGACCGTCGGCAACCTCGGCGCCGGCCGGCTCACCGACAGGATCCCGGGCAAGCGCATCATCGCCGTCGCGATCATCGTCGCGGGCATCGACTTCGCGCTGATGCCGCTGTCCAACCGGTACCTGGGCACCGCGATCGTGGCCATCTTCGTCTGGGGCATCTGCGGCTGGGCCTCGCTGGTCCCGCTCCAGCACCGGCTCCTGACGATCTCCCCGGCCCACGGCACCCTGACCATCGGCCTGAACGCCGCCGCCACGTACCTCGCGGTGTCCGCCTCCGGCCTCACCGGCGCCGCCGGCATCCGCCTGGTCGGCGTGCACAACCTCAGCCTCTTCGGGCTCGGCTTCATCGTGCTCGGCCTGATCTCCTCGGGCATCGCGAGCCGGCTCATCAAGAAGGGCGAGGACGCCCCGGAAGAGGCGTCCGCCACCACCCCGGCCATGTCGAAGAGCTGA
- a CDS encoding TetR/AcrR family transcriptional regulator, whose product MIETKPVAGRRERNKQRVRQRLYSAAVTLFAKQGYDQTSIDEITEEADVARATFFNYFQRKEDIIIAWGDLRREKLQASLGFLPAPRGDVVARLDQCVSALVDINEEERDITRAMLLAWVKAGRPMLEDPYSSRIFAEIIEEGLRQGQVSPGVDASRVGQLLRDAYLGALYRWTQAQGADTHLYAELRELFHIILRGIMPGYALGVERPLAAAPEPSGAPGAA is encoded by the coding sequence ATGATAGAGACCAAACCGGTCGCAGGGCGCCGGGAGCGAAATAAGCAGAGGGTCCGCCAGCGGCTGTACTCGGCGGCGGTCACGCTTTTCGCGAAGCAGGGCTACGACCAGACCTCGATCGACGAGATCACCGAAGAGGCCGACGTCGCGCGGGCCACGTTCTTCAATTACTTCCAGCGCAAGGAAGACATCATCATCGCCTGGGGCGACCTGCGGCGGGAGAAACTCCAGGCCAGCCTCGGATTCCTGCCCGCGCCGCGCGGCGATGTCGTGGCACGCCTCGATCAGTGCGTGTCCGCCCTGGTGGACATCAACGAGGAGGAGCGGGACATCACCCGCGCCATGCTCCTCGCCTGGGTGAAGGCCGGCCGGCCGATGCTGGAGGACCCCTATTCCAGCCGGATCTTCGCGGAGATCATCGAGGAGGGCCTCCGGCAGGGCCAGGTGTCCCCCGGCGTGGACGCGTCACGGGTGGGCCAGCTGCTCCGCGACGCCTATCTGGGCGCCCTCTACCGCTGGACGCAGGCGCAGGGCGCGGACACCCACCTCTATGCGGAACTGCGGGAGCTGTTCCACATCATCCTCCGGGGCATCATGCCCGGCTACGCGCTCGGCGTGGAGCGGCCGCTCGCGGCCGCCCCCGAGCCGAGCGGGGCCCCCGGCGCCGCCTGA
- a CDS encoding carotenoid oxygenase family protein, giving the protein MSPETSSDLPVLPQRMTIPAGPSPLPKEFPGYQSLDQEVSVDRLPITGRIPEWLTGTLIRNGPAKFDLGDYRLTHWFNGLGMLHSYSFGNGQVSYVNRHLRTKAYDLWMDKGEFHGKQYGLELLDPCQKLFGRHMSAYSPNISDNPSVNLMKVAEKFYAINESPMWMEFDPLKLEAHGEHTFKDQFLGEVSTPHPHFDFHKRAVINYTTKMTDGNAYQVFYIPENEAVQKPLAVVDIDDPCYMHSFAVTENYVILVEFPVVLDTEKFRDPGYPFVACMSWQPERPARFLVVDKREGKVTRTFESEAFFAFHHVNAAEIGNDIVVDIAATHTPYESVLGLPPTEGQFDLDAYGYALRRYTLPMAGSGDTVGWEHLSPRGIEMPTINYRGNNGRPYRYAYGISSSPKSLMAMNRLSKIDIVDGSYKTWYERGCFPSEGVFVQRPGATGEDDGVLLSGVLDAKTGKSFMLVLDARSFEELGRAHVPHHIPNDFHGQFHAGLVR; this is encoded by the coding sequence ATGAGCCCCGAGACCAGCTCGGATCTGCCGGTCCTTCCGCAGAGGATGACCATCCCGGCCGGTCCCTCGCCGCTGCCCAAGGAGTTCCCCGGCTACCAGAGCCTGGACCAGGAGGTCAGCGTCGACCGTCTGCCGATCACCGGGCGCATCCCGGAGTGGCTGACGGGCACCCTGATCCGCAACGGCCCCGCCAAGTTCGACCTGGGCGACTACCGCCTCACGCACTGGTTCAACGGGCTCGGCATGCTCCACTCGTACTCCTTCGGCAACGGCCAGGTCTCCTACGTCAACCGGCACCTGCGCACCAAGGCCTACGACCTGTGGATGGACAAGGGCGAGTTCCACGGCAAGCAGTACGGCCTGGAGCTCCTCGACCCCTGCCAGAAGCTGTTCGGCCGCCACATGTCCGCGTACTCGCCCAACATCAGCGACAACCCCAGCGTCAACCTGATGAAGGTCGCGGAGAAGTTCTACGCGATCAACGAGTCGCCGATGTGGATGGAGTTCGACCCGCTGAAGCTGGAAGCGCACGGCGAGCACACCTTCAAGGACCAGTTCCTCGGTGAGGTGTCCACCCCGCACCCGCACTTCGACTTCCACAAGCGCGCGGTCATCAACTACACGACGAAGATGACGGACGGGAACGCCTACCAGGTGTTCTACATCCCCGAGAACGAGGCCGTGCAGAAGCCGCTGGCCGTCGTCGACATCGACGACCCCTGCTACATGCACAGCTTCGCCGTGACCGAGAACTACGTGATCCTCGTCGAGTTCCCCGTCGTCCTCGACACGGAGAAGTTCCGCGACCCCGGCTACCCGTTCGTCGCCTGCATGAGCTGGCAGCCCGAGCGGCCCGCCCGCTTCCTCGTCGTCGACAAGCGCGAGGGCAAGGTCACCCGCACCTTCGAGAGCGAGGCGTTCTTCGCCTTCCACCACGTCAACGCCGCCGAGATCGGCAACGACATCGTCGTGGACATCGCCGCCACCCACACCCCGTACGAGTCCGTGCTCGGCCTGCCGCCCACCGAGGGCCAGTTCGACCTGGACGCCTACGGGTACGCGCTGCGCCGCTACACCCTGCCGATGGCCGGGTCCGGCGACACGGTCGGCTGGGAGCACCTCTCCCCGCGCGGCATCGAGATGCCGACGATCAACTACCGGGGCAACAACGGCCGCCCGTACCGCTACGCCTACGGCATCAGCTCCTCGCCCAAGAGCCTGATGGCGATGAACCGGCTCTCCAAGATCGACATCGTCGACGGCTCGTACAAGACCTGGTACGAGCGCGGCTGCTTCCCCAGCGAGGGCGTCTTCGTCCAGCGTCCCGGTGCCACCGGGGAGGACGACGGCGTCCTGCTGTCGGGCGTGCTCGACGCCAAGACCGGCAAGTCCTTCATGCTCGTGCTGGACGCGCGGTCGTTCGAGGAGCTGGGGCGCGCCCATGTGCCGCACCACATCCCGAACGACTTCCACGGCCAGTTCCACGCGGGCCTGGTGCGCTGA
- a CDS encoding SDR family oxidoreductase, whose translation MYGPTREERDRRGSHIPLGRIGRPQDISGVIAFLASDEARYVTGQVLYADGGIGLGTMKYLRQAWAG comes from the coding sequence ATGTACGGGCCGACGCGCGAGGAGCGGGACCGGCGTGGCAGCCACATCCCGCTCGGCCGCATCGGCCGCCCCCAGGACATCTCCGGGGTGATCGCGTTCCTCGCCTCGGACGAGGCCCGCTACGTCACGGGCCAGGTCCTCTACGCGGACGGCGGCATCGGCCTCGGCACGATGAAGTACCTCCGCCAGGCCTGGGCCGGCTGA
- a CDS encoding ArsR/SmtB family transcription factor, protein MARYLAEPDAVGIKFVEVMRALADPVRLRMLLVLADGEYHPCWPEEFLVGVHKSTLSHHFRVLREAGITRTRLEGRNYFVQLRREDLDARFSGLLDAVLGGARELDVTDSPDAAGAGNGTGNDV, encoded by the coding sequence GTGGCTCGCTACCTCGCGGAACCGGACGCGGTGGGCATCAAGTTCGTGGAGGTCATGCGCGCGCTCGCGGACCCGGTCCGGCTGCGCATGCTCCTGGTGCTGGCGGACGGCGAGTACCACCCGTGCTGGCCGGAGGAGTTCCTGGTGGGCGTCCACAAGTCCACGCTGTCGCACCACTTCCGGGTGCTGCGCGAGGCGGGGATCACCCGGACCCGCCTGGAGGGCCGCAACTATTTCGTTCAATTGCGTAGAGAAGACCTGGATGCCCGGTTCTCCGGTCTGCTGGACGCCGTGCTCGGCGGCGCCCGGGAATTGGATGTGACGGACTCTCCCGACGCGGCCGGCGCCGGAAACGGAACCGGAAACGATGTCTGA
- a CDS encoding cytochrome P450 family protein, whose amino-acid sequence MFTENPYPIYRELRARGPVHRVRLPGGLEAWLVVSYEEARAALGDPRLRKDWSFAAPELRRMRTGSEENTTQLFGRSMLSADPPDHSRLRKLVSKAFTPRRIEALRPRIEELTADLVGALAAGGRADVMEALAYPLPIAVICEILGVPALDQDRFQEASNKLISSDAPTPDYFESATRLNTYLDELVAEKRRAPGDDVLSALVHVTDEDGGRLSDEELRGTAFVLLFAGHETTVNLIGNATLALLTHPEQLAAVREDWSLLDGAIEETLRWEGPVEATTWRFASEDLTIGDTLIPGDGGIVLISLVSGNRDEAVYEDPESFDIRRKTGGHLAFGHGIHYCLGAALARMEARIALRALFEGFPGLALDTPVDELRWRPGMPMRGLLTLPVDLGGPAGTPLYGGQEVSAAAAA is encoded by the coding sequence GTGTTTACCGAGAATCCCTATCCGATTTATCGGGAACTGCGGGCGCGGGGCCCCGTGCACCGGGTGCGGCTGCCCGGCGGCCTGGAGGCCTGGCTCGTCGTCAGCTACGAGGAGGCGCGGGCCGCCCTCGGCGACCCGAGGCTGCGCAAGGACTGGTCCTTCGCCGCCCCCGAGCTGCGCAGGATGCGCACCGGGAGCGAGGAGAACACCACCCAGCTGTTCGGCCGGAGCATGCTCAGCGCGGACCCGCCGGACCACAGCCGGCTGCGCAAGCTGGTCTCGAAGGCGTTCACGCCGCGCCGGATCGAGGCCCTGCGGCCGCGCATCGAGGAGCTCACCGCGGACCTGGTCGGCGCCCTGGCCGCGGGCGGCCGGGCCGATGTGATGGAGGCGCTGGCCTATCCGCTGCCCATCGCCGTGATCTGCGAGATCCTCGGGGTGCCCGCCCTGGACCAGGACCGCTTCCAGGAGGCGTCCAACAAGCTGATCTCCTCGGACGCCCCGACGCCCGACTACTTCGAGAGCGCCACGCGCCTCAACACCTACCTCGACGAGCTGGTCGCCGAGAAGCGGCGCGCGCCCGGGGACGACGTCCTCAGCGCGCTCGTCCACGTCACCGACGAGGACGGCGGCCGGCTGAGCGACGAGGAGCTGCGCGGTACGGCGTTCGTGCTGCTCTTCGCGGGCCACGAGACGACCGTCAACCTGATCGGCAACGCCACGCTGGCCCTGCTGACGCACCCGGAGCAGCTGGCCGCGGTGCGCGAGGACTGGTCGCTGCTGGACGGGGCGATCGAGGAGACCCTGCGCTGGGAGGGGCCGGTGGAGGCGACGACCTGGCGGTTCGCCTCGGAGGACCTGACGATCGGGGACACCCTGATCCCGGGCGACGGCGGGATCGTCCTGATCTCCCTGGTGTCCGGGAACCGCGACGAGGCGGTGTACGAGGACCCGGAGTCCTTCGACATCCGCCGGAAGACCGGCGGGCACCTGGCCTTCGGGCACGGGATCCACTACTGCCTGGGGGCGGCGCTGGCCCGGATGGAGGCCCGGATCGCGCTCCGCGCCCTCTTCGAGGGCTTCCCCGGTCTGGCCCTGGACACCCCGGTGGACGAGCTCCGCTGGCGCCCGGGGATGCCGATGCGCGGTCTGCTCACCCTCCCGGTCGACCTGGGCGGGCCCGCCGGGACCCCGCTGTACGGGGGCCAGGAGGTCTCGGCGGCGGCCGCGGCCTGA
- the sufU gene encoding Fe-S cluster assembly sulfur transfer protein SufU, translated as MNLDSMYREVILDHYKHPHGRGLRDGDAEAHHVSPTCGDEITLRVKLDGRVVQDVSYEGQGCSISQASASVLNTLLVGRDLDEAERIRGAFLELMQSKGRTAPDEADEAVLDDAVAFAGVSKYPARVKCALLSWMAWRDATDRALAATGG; from the coding sequence ATGAATCTCGACTCGATGTACCGGGAAGTGATCCTCGATCACTACAAGCACCCGCACGGTCGAGGGCTTCGCGACGGCGACGCCGAGGCGCACCACGTGAGCCCGACCTGCGGCGACGAGATCACCCTGCGGGTGAAGCTCGACGGACGGGTCGTCCAGGACGTCTCGTACGAGGGGCAGGGCTGCTCCATCAGCCAGGCCAGCGCCTCCGTGCTCAACACCCTCCTGGTCGGCCGCGACCTGGACGAGGCGGAGCGCATCCGGGGCGCGTTCCTGGAGCTGATGCAGTCGAAGGGCCGGACCGCGCCCGACGAGGCGGACGAGGCCGTGCTGGACGACGCGGTCGCCTTCGCCGGGGTCTCCAAGTACCCGGCCCGGGTCAAGTGCGCCCTGCTGAGCTGGATGGCCTGGCGGGACGCCACGGACCGGGCGCTGGCCGCCACGGGCGGATAG
- a CDS encoding SDR family NAD(P)-dependent oxidoreductase has protein sequence MTGKPVSVVTGAAHGIGRETAIRLAAEGFFVVAADRDEAVSEVAELTGGRAVQCDVTDPEAVQELADGLDRLDVLVNNAGVWEFIPLAETTVERYRRVMDINVLGSLLCLQTLTPVMARSGGGSIVNLTSFLAETTRAESGIYPAAKAAINALTRQAAVEYAELGIRVNAVGPGMIQTEGPVTCTGRRARSGTGVAATSRSAASAAPRTSPG, from the coding sequence ATGACCGGGAAACCCGTTTCCGTCGTCACCGGCGCAGCCCATGGAATCGGCCGGGAGACCGCGATCCGGCTGGCCGCGGAGGGCTTTTTCGTGGTCGCCGCGGACCGGGACGAGGCCGTCTCGGAGGTCGCCGAGCTGACCGGCGGCCGCGCCGTGCAGTGCGATGTGACCGACCCGGAGGCCGTGCAGGAGCTGGCCGACGGCCTCGACCGGCTGGACGTGCTGGTCAACAACGCGGGCGTCTGGGAATTCATCCCGCTCGCCGAGACGACCGTCGAGCGCTATCGGCGGGTCATGGACATCAATGTGCTCGGCAGCCTGCTGTGCCTCCAGACCCTGACTCCGGTCATGGCCCGCAGCGGTGGCGGCTCGATCGTCAATCTCACGTCCTTTCTCGCCGAAACGACCCGCGCCGAGTCCGGTATCTATCCGGCGGCGAAGGCGGCCATCAACGCCCTCACCCGGCAGGCCGCCGTGGAATACGCGGAACTCGGTATACGGGTGAACGCGGTCGGCCCCGGAATGATCCAGACCGAGGGGCCGGTGACATGTACGGGCCGACGCGCGAGGAGCGGGACCGGCGTGGCAGCCACATCCCGCTCGGCCGCATCGGCCGCCCCCAGGACATCTCCGGGGTGA
- a CDS encoding aldehyde dehydrogenase family protein, with product MTNSPEERRMLIGGKWVEAADGATFETVDPATEQVLATVPWGRGADVDRAVRAAREAFEPGSPWRRMPPSARGRIIHKIGDLILEHRDELALLESKDNGKPVSFAGFADVPMAADTFHYMSGWATKIEGNTIPMSSASPGRFLSFTQREPLGVVAQIVPWNYPLLMAAWKLAPALAAGCTIVLKPAEQTPLTALRLGELIQEAGVPDGVVNIVTGDGSTGAALVAHPDVDKVAFTGSTEVGKEIIRASAENVKKVTLELGGKSPNVVYADADLEKAIAKSAEAIFFNQGETCFAGSRLYVERPVHDEVVAGLKAAAEQITVGAGTEPATVMGPLVSAEHLDRVMEYVESGVAEGATLCTGGRRVGEKGYFMAPTIFTDTKPHMRIVAEEIFGPVLVVLPFDSLDEIVAIEKDNPYGLAAGVFTRDIDKAFTTASAMKAGTVFVNTWNTVDAALPFGGYKQSGWGRELGHAVLENYLETKSVIAELGR from the coding sequence ATGACGAACAGCCCGGAAGAGCGCAGGATGCTGATCGGCGGCAAGTGGGTCGAGGCCGCGGACGGCGCGACCTTCGAGACCGTGGACCCGGCCACCGAGCAGGTGCTGGCCACGGTGCCCTGGGGCCGCGGCGCGGACGTGGACCGTGCGGTGCGCGCGGCCCGGGAGGCCTTCGAGCCCGGCTCGCCGTGGCGCAGGATGCCGCCGTCGGCGCGCGGCCGGATCATCCACAAGATCGGTGACCTGATCCTGGAGCACCGGGACGAGCTGGCGCTGCTGGAGTCGAAGGACAACGGCAAGCCGGTGTCCTTCGCCGGCTTCGCGGACGTCCCGATGGCCGCGGACACCTTCCACTACATGTCCGGCTGGGCGACGAAGATCGAGGGGAACACCATCCCCATGTCGTCCGCGTCGCCGGGCCGCTTCCTGTCCTTCACGCAGCGCGAGCCGCTCGGCGTCGTCGCGCAGATCGTGCCGTGGAACTACCCGCTGCTGATGGCCGCGTGGAAGCTGGCCCCGGCGCTCGCGGCCGGCTGCACCATCGTCCTCAAGCCCGCCGAGCAGACCCCGCTCACCGCGCTGCGGCTCGGCGAGCTGATCCAGGAGGCGGGCGTCCCGGACGGCGTCGTCAACATCGTCACCGGTGACGGCTCGACCGGCGCCGCGCTGGTCGCCCACCCCGATGTGGACAAGGTGGCGTTCACCGGCTCGACCGAGGTCGGCAAGGAGATCATCCGGGCCTCGGCCGAGAACGTGAAGAAGGTGACGCTGGAGCTGGGCGGCAAGTCCCCCAACGTCGTCTACGCCGACGCCGACCTGGAGAAGGCGATAGCCAAGTCCGCCGAGGCGATCTTCTTCAACCAGGGCGAGACCTGCTTCGCCGGCTCGCGCCTCTACGTGGAGCGCCCGGTGCACGACGAGGTCGTGGCCGGCCTCAAGGCCGCCGCCGAGCAGATCACCGTGGGCGCCGGCACCGAGCCGGCGACCGTGATGGGCCCGCTCGTCTCCGCCGAGCACCTCGACCGCGTCATGGAGTACGTCGAGTCCGGCGTGGCGGAGGGCGCGACCCTGTGCACCGGCGGCCGGCGCGTGGGGGAGAAGGGCTACTTCATGGCCCCGACCATCTTCACGGACACCAAGCCGCACATGCGGATCGTCGCCGAGGAGATCTTCGGCCCCGTCCTGGTCGTCCTGCCCTTCGACAGCCTCGACGAGATCGTCGCCATCGAGAAGGACAACCCGTACGGCCTGGCGGCCGGCGTGTTCACCCGCGACATCGACAAGGCGTTCACCACCGCCTCGGCGATGAAGGCGGGCACGGTGTTCGTGAACACCTGGAACACCGTCGACGCGGCGCTGCCCTTCGGCGGCTACAAGCAGTCCGGCTGGGGCCGCGAGCTGGGCCACGCGGTGCTGGAGAACTACCTGGAGACCAAGAGCGTCATCGCCGAGCTGGGCCGCTGA
- a CDS encoding LLM class F420-dependent oxidoreductase: MKFGYHSGYWSAKPPTGVEGLVAEAERLGFDSLWTAEAYGSDAVAPLAWWGARTERLRLGTGIMQMSARTPTATAMTALTLDHLSGGRFVLGLGASGPQVVEGWYGLPYPRPLARTREYVDIVRAVIARERPVEYAGEHYRLPFPGGTGLGKPLKSTLHPLRREIPVLLAAEGPKNVALAGEIADGWLPFFFSPRSDAYYKERLEEGFRLRAAERSPKEDFEVLVSAPIVLDDDLERGIDKLRPLIALYVGGMGAKGANFHADVVARMGYEADVEKIQNLYLGGHKKDAIAAVPAALVQDVALVGGKDKIRDDLAAWDETVVTTMLVRDEDPRVLRTIAELMD; the protein is encoded by the coding sequence ATGAAGTTCGGGTACCACTCCGGCTACTGGTCCGCGAAGCCCCCCACGGGCGTGGAGGGTCTCGTCGCGGAGGCCGAGCGGCTCGGATTCGACTCGCTGTGGACCGCCGAGGCGTACGGCTCGGACGCCGTGGCACCGCTGGCCTGGTGGGGCGCGCGGACCGAGCGGCTGCGGCTCGGCACCGGCATCATGCAGATGTCCGCGCGCACCCCCACCGCGACGGCCATGACGGCGCTCACCCTCGACCACCTCTCCGGCGGCCGGTTCGTCCTCGGCCTCGGCGCCTCCGGCCCGCAGGTGGTGGAGGGCTGGTACGGCCTGCCGTACCCCAGGCCGCTGGCCCGCACCCGGGAGTACGTGGACATCGTCCGCGCCGTCATCGCCCGGGAACGCCCGGTGGAGTACGCCGGCGAGCACTACCGACTGCCCTTCCCCGGCGGTACGGGCCTGGGCAAGCCGCTGAAGTCGACGCTGCACCCGCTGCGCCGCGAGATCCCGGTCCTGCTGGCGGCCGAGGGCCCGAAGAACGTGGCGCTGGCCGGGGAGATCGCCGACGGCTGGCTGCCGTTCTTCTTCTCGCCGCGCAGCGACGCCTACTACAAGGAGCGGCTGGAGGAGGGCTTCCGGCTGCGGGCCGCCGAGCGCTCCCCGAAGGAGGACTTCGAGGTCCTCGTCAGCGCGCCCATCGTGCTCGACGACGACCTGGAGCGGGGCATCGACAAGCTCCGCCCGCTGATCGCCCTCTACGTCGGCGGCATGGGCGCCAAGGGCGCCAACTTCCACGCCGACGTGGTGGCCCGGATGGGCTACGAGGCCGACGTCGAGAAGATCCAGAACCTCTATCTGGGCGGGCACAAGAAGGACGCGATCGCGGCGGTCCCGGCGGCCCTGGTGCAGGACGTGGCGCTCGTCGGCGGCAAGGACAAGATCCGCGACGACCTGGCCGCGTGGGACGAGACGGTGGTGACCACCATGCTCGTCCGGGACGAGGACCCGCGCGTCCTGCGCACCATCGCGGAGCTCATGGACTGA
- a CDS encoding acyl-CoA carboxylase subunit beta yields MGDGTLHERIAELQELKSAARLGQDPAATERQHAKGKLTAHERIALLLDKGSFTEVEGLRRHRARGFGLEARRPHSDGVITGWGTVHGRTVFVYAHDFRIFGGALGEAHAQKIHKIMDLAAAAGAPLVSLNDGAGARIQEGVSALAGYGGIFQRNVRASGVVPQISVMLGPCAGGAAYSPALTDFVFMVRDISQMFITGPDVVQAVTGEQVSQNGLGGADVHATVSGVASLAYDDEESCLEDVRYLLSLLPSNNRELPPHELPTDPADRSNDALLDLVPADPNRSYDMRAVVEEIVDDGEFFEVHAGWATNVLCALARLDGHVVGVIANQPASLAGVLDIHASEKAARFVSTCDAFNIPLVTLVDVPGFLPGVDQEHGGIIRHGAKLLYAYCNATVPRVSVILRKAYGGAYIVMDSQSIGADLTLAWPGNEIAVMGAEGAANVIFRREIAAADDPDAVRAQKIDAYKSDLMHPYYAAERGLVDDVIDPRETRSALISGLRMLRGKHADLPSRKHGNPPQ; encoded by the coding sequence ATGGGTGACGGGACGCTGCACGAGCGGATCGCGGAACTCCAGGAGCTGAAGTCCGCGGCGCGGCTGGGCCAGGACCCCGCGGCGACGGAGCGCCAGCACGCCAAGGGCAAGCTGACGGCCCACGAGCGCATCGCCCTGCTGCTCGACAAGGGGTCGTTCACCGAGGTCGAGGGGTTACGCAGACACCGTGCCCGGGGCTTCGGCCTGGAGGCCCGGCGACCGCACTCCGACGGTGTGATCACCGGCTGGGGCACCGTCCACGGCCGTACCGTGTTCGTCTACGCGCACGACTTCCGGATCTTCGGCGGGGCGCTCGGCGAGGCGCACGCCCAGAAGATCCACAAGATCATGGACCTGGCCGCCGCCGCGGGCGCGCCGCTGGTCAGCCTGAACGACGGGGCCGGGGCCCGCATCCAGGAGGGCGTCTCGGCGCTCGCCGGCTACGGCGGCATCTTCCAGCGCAACGTCCGGGCCTCCGGGGTCGTCCCGCAGATCAGCGTGATGCTCGGGCCCTGCGCGGGCGGCGCCGCCTACTCCCCCGCCCTCACCGACTTCGTGTTCATGGTGCGGGACATCTCCCAGATGTTCATCACCGGCCCGGACGTGGTCCAGGCGGTCACCGGTGAGCAGGTGAGCCAGAACGGCCTCGGCGGCGCCGATGTGCACGCCACGGTCTCCGGAGTGGCCTCGCTCGCCTACGACGACGAGGAGAGCTGCCTGGAGGACGTCCGCTACCTCCTGTCGCTGCTGCCCTCCAACAACCGCGAGCTGCCGCCGCACGAGCTGCCCACCGACCCGGCGGACCGTTCCAACGACGCGCTCCTGGACCTCGTCCCCGCCGACCCGAACCGCTCGTACGACATGCGCGCCGTCGTCGAGGAGATCGTCGACGACGGCGAGTTCTTCGAGGTCCACGCCGGCTGGGCGACCAACGTGCTGTGCGCCCTGGCCCGGCTGGACGGCCATGTCGTCGGGGTGATCGCCAACCAGCCCGCCTCGCTCGCGGGCGTCCTGGACATCCACGCGAGCGAGAAGGCCGCCCGCTTCGTGTCCACCTGCGACGCCTTCAACATCCCGCTGGTCACCCTCGTCGACGTGCCCGGCTTCCTGCCCGGCGTCGACCAGGAGCACGGCGGCATCATCCGGCACGGCGCCAAGCTGCTCTACGCCTACTGCAACGCCACCGTGCCCCGGGTCTCGGTCATCCTGCGCAAGGCCTACGGCGGCGCCTACATCGTCATGGACTCCCAGTCGATCGGCGCCGACCTCACCCTCGCCTGGCCCGGCAACGAGATCGCCGTCATGGGCGCCGAGGGCGCCGCCAACGTCATCTTCCGGCGCGAGATCGCCGCCGCCGACGACCCCGACGCCGTACGGGCGCAGAAGATCGACGCGTACAAGAGCGATCTGATGCACCCCTACTACGCGGCCGAGCGCGGTCTGGTGGACGACGTGATCGACCCCAGGGAGACCCGGTCCGCCCTGATCAGCGGCCTGCGGATGCTGCGCGGCAAGCACGCGGACCTCCCGTCGCGCAAGCACGGCAACCCGCCGCAGTAG